The following are from one region of the Candidatus Peregrinibacteria bacterium genome:
- a CDS encoding RNA-binding protein: MDDGNNNSNLFVGGISYNTTEDSLRDAFAQAGTVVSAKIIMDKMTGRSKGFGFVEMGSPEEAAAAIEMWNGQEIDGRKIAVNIARPLRK, translated from the coding sequence ATGGACGACGGTAATAATAATTCAAATCTCTTTGTAGGAGGAATTTCCTATAATACTACTGAAGACTCTCTTAGAGATGCGTTTGCTCAAGCTGGTACTGTAGTTTCTGCGAAGATTATCATGGACAAGATGACGGGCCGATCAAAAGGCTTCGGATTCGTGGAAATGGGATCTCCAGAAGAAGCTGCTGCCGCAATAGAAATGTGGAATGGACAAGAAATTGATGGGCGAAAAATCGCGGTGAACATCGCACGCCCTCTTCGAAAATAG
- a CDS encoding MGMT family protein, with amino-acid sequence MHRKRFTIRALQGLLEKIPHGKVVTYQEIARALGNPKAARAIGVLCSKNPEPEKYPCFRVVRSDGTLGGYSGNDGIRGKIQKLEHDGVFVRDKKIVDFKNRTYFFPLPHA; translated from the coding sequence ATGCACCGAAAGCGATTTACAATTCGTGCATTGCAGGGACTTCTCGAAAAAATTCCTCACGGAAAAGTAGTAACGTATCAAGAAATAGCTCGGGCGCTTGGGAATCCAAAAGCCGCCCGGGCTATTGGTGTGCTCTGCTCAAAAAATCCAGAACCGGAAAAATATCCGTGTTTTCGGGTAGTAAGAAGTGATGGAACACTCGGAGGATATAGTGGAAATGACGGAATTCGTGGAAAAATTCAGAAACTCGAACATGATGGAGTTTTTGTTCGAGATAAAAAAATTGTTGATTTTAAAAATCGAACATACTTTTTTCCCCTTCCCCATGCTTGA